A single region of the Jatrophihabitans sp. GAS493 genome encodes:
- a CDS encoding MarR family winged helix-turn-helix transcriptional regulator: MAGSERALSSVDGLAQLSFAVYGTLERRAAERELSMIQTRLLGVLRDRRPTMNELARLLELDKSSITGLVARAERRGLVVRVPSGRDRRSVQVELTDEGRSLVAEVSARFEADVTAMLARLPSADRGLLADLVSRVLVADAARRGIDLFTDADEPG; encoded by the coding sequence GTGGCAGGAAGCGAGCGGGCACTATCCAGCGTCGATGGGCTGGCGCAACTCTCCTTCGCCGTCTACGGCACGCTGGAGCGACGCGCGGCCGAGCGTGAGCTGTCGATGATTCAGACCCGTCTCCTCGGCGTCCTGCGGGACCGCCGACCAACGATGAACGAATTGGCGCGACTGCTGGAGCTCGACAAATCGAGTATCACCGGGCTGGTGGCCCGGGCTGAGCGGCGCGGCCTGGTCGTCCGGGTGCCCTCGGGCCGCGATCGACGCTCGGTTCAGGTCGAGCTCACTGACGAGGGGCGATCACTGGTGGCGGAGGTGTCGGCGCGGTTCGAGGCGGACGTCACCGCGATGCTGGCGCGCCTGCCGTCGGCTGACCGCGGTCTCCTCGCCGATTTGGTGAGTCGGGTGCTGGTCGCCGACGCGGCCCGTCGCGGCATCGACCTCTTCACCGACGCCGACGAACCCGGGTGA
- a CDS encoding zinc-binding alcohol dehydrogenase family protein encodes MPKVNAAVVTSFSEPPHYREFDLPQPAGDEDILVDVLAVGLHPRTRSGAAGTHYTSTQTLPMIPGIDGVGRRADGRLIYFVAGDDVIGTMAEKAVADRRRSIELPADVDVSKVAAAMNPAMSAWVALRRRVPIQSGQSVLILGATGNAGAMAVQVAKRLGAGRVVGAGRDLSRLQSLGARGADAVVQLTDDAKATARTLGESAAEVDIVLDYLWGEPAQNAMMALLTARSDRSRALDWVQIGSVAGPTIELPSVALRSANFRLLGNGQGAVSRKVYLAELPSLVEEISSGALAVTADPVPLARVEEIWRQPDAPGQRTVLIP; translated from the coding sequence ATGCCGAAGGTGAATGCCGCCGTCGTGACGTCGTTCAGCGAGCCGCCGCACTACCGGGAGTTCGACCTCCCGCAGCCGGCTGGCGATGAGGACATCCTGGTCGACGTGCTCGCCGTCGGGTTGCACCCGCGGACTCGAAGCGGTGCCGCGGGGACGCACTACACGAGCACCCAGACGCTGCCTATGATCCCCGGGATCGACGGGGTTGGCCGGCGTGCGGACGGCCGATTGATCTACTTCGTGGCCGGCGACGACGTCATCGGAACGATGGCCGAGAAGGCCGTCGCGGATCGGCGCCGCAGCATTGAGCTCCCCGCCGACGTGGACGTCAGCAAGGTCGCCGCCGCCATGAATCCCGCGATGTCGGCCTGGGTCGCGCTGCGGCGCCGGGTCCCGATTCAGAGCGGGCAGAGTGTGCTGATCCTCGGCGCAACGGGGAACGCCGGCGCGATGGCCGTCCAGGTGGCCAAACGGCTCGGGGCCGGACGCGTCGTCGGAGCGGGTCGTGACCTCTCCCGGCTCCAGTCACTGGGGGCGCGCGGGGCGGATGCCGTCGTCCAGCTCACCGATGACGCGAAAGCCACGGCCCGAACCCTCGGCGAGTCGGCCGCCGAGGTCGACATCGTCCTCGACTACCTCTGGGGCGAGCCGGCCCAGAACGCGATGATGGCGCTGCTCACCGCGCGCTCAGATCGCAGCCGGGCCCTGGATTGGGTTCAGATCGGCTCGGTCGCCGGTCCGACGATCGAGTTGCCGTCGGTCGCGTTGCGCTCAGCCAACTTCCGCCTGCTGGGCAATGGCCAGGGTGCGGTCTCGAGGAAGGTTTACCTCGCCGAACTTCCTTCGCTGGTCGAGGAGATCAGCTCCGGCGCATTGGCCGTCACGGCAGACCCCGTTCCGCTGGCCCGAGTCGAGGAGATCTGGAGGCAACCTGACGCCCCCGGCCAGCGAACGGTCCTGATCCCCTAG
- a CDS encoding acyltransferase — translation MSRRKAAAHVEVVDGLRGIAVLLVVLFHLYLLSFWVIPIPGTGGSHTFEFIQSCGNLGVELFFFLSAFCLFYPHAKVMVNGAPVPTMRHYTYRRAIKILPSYWLCIILILLFLPDLYPISSRIGTPKDLLLHFFFLHNLFPDTRSSINLVLWSLGVEVQFYVVFPLLARAFRWKPWLTFAGMLAVAIGYRTWVRQHSLTGFDVDHWNNQLPAFFDLFAFGMLTAYLLVWVRNRGAATVALRTLFTVIGVASFALMLYGFDWLYDNRFAENAGTLWRSENRQWLAATFAGITLGFTFAATPIRRLIANPVLTFLSVISYNLYLWHQIVGLVVRDHIYRASTPTPTDDAHWRMPYFCISFGLSILTATVITYGFERPLLNRGVRGVYRQVREFFTSSRGAAAGPIEELQPAAASDFP, via the coding sequence ATGTCGCGTAGGAAAGCGGCCGCCCACGTGGAGGTGGTCGACGGTCTGCGGGGCATCGCTGTGCTGCTGGTCGTTCTCTTCCACCTCTACCTGCTGTCGTTCTGGGTCATCCCCATTCCCGGAACCGGCGGCTCGCACACCTTCGAGTTCATCCAGAGCTGCGGCAACCTCGGGGTCGAACTTTTCTTCTTTCTCAGCGCGTTCTGTCTCTTCTATCCGCACGCCAAGGTGATGGTGAACGGCGCGCCGGTACCCACCATGCGGCACTACACCTATCGGCGCGCCATCAAAATCCTGCCGTCCTACTGGTTGTGCATCATCCTGATCCTGCTCTTCCTGCCGGACCTCTACCCGATCAGCTCGCGGATCGGCACGCCTAAGGACCTGCTGCTGCACTTCTTCTTCCTGCACAACCTCTTCCCGGATACCCGGTCGAGCATCAACCTCGTGCTGTGGTCACTCGGCGTCGAGGTGCAGTTCTACGTCGTCTTCCCGCTGCTGGCTCGCGCCTTCCGGTGGAAGCCGTGGCTCACCTTCGCCGGCATGCTCGCGGTGGCGATCGGGTACCGCACCTGGGTTCGTCAGCACAGCCTCACCGGTTTCGACGTGGACCACTGGAACAACCAACTCCCCGCATTCTTCGACCTCTTCGCATTCGGAATGCTCACCGCCTATCTGCTGGTCTGGGTGCGCAACCGAGGGGCGGCGACCGTCGCGCTGCGGACGCTGTTCACCGTCATCGGTGTGGCCAGCTTCGCCCTCATGCTCTACGGATTCGACTGGCTCTACGACAACCGGTTCGCCGAGAACGCCGGAACGCTCTGGCGCTCTGAGAATCGGCAGTGGCTCGCGGCGACTTTCGCCGGCATCACCCTGGGCTTCACCTTCGCGGCCACCCCGATTCGGCGACTGATCGCGAACCCGGTGCTGACGTTTCTCTCCGTCATCTCCTACAACCTGTACCTCTGGCATCAGATCGTGGGACTGGTCGTGCGCGACCACATCTACCGCGCCTCGACGCCGACTCCGACCGACGACGCGCACTGGCGGATGCCCTACTTCTGCATCTCGTTCGGGCTGTCGATCCTCACCGCGACCGTCATCACATACGGGTTCGAACGTCCGTTGCTCAACCGCGGCGTGCGCGGGGTCTACCGGCAGGTGCGGGAATTCTTCACATCGTCGCGGGGCGCAGCCGCCGGCCCGATCGAGGAACTGCAACCCGCCGCCGCCAGCGACTTTCCCTGA
- a CDS encoding glycosyltransferase family 39 protein, producing the protein MPVASSESSRSADSEGLSETEKAPESSAGTTGLTARFRSTSWKALLIHFLVLLVFMGVAAALVVTSVHRSPGLSPFDETTHIDYVWRISHGEIPAKGGVLAPALRGEAACHGMAIKIVTWPPCNLRVVPPASAFPAGGQDYNFGHPPLYYLITGYLARLGAAIYGGSGHFITMARLVGVGWLGGAMFVLYLALRRFRVPLLVAIAGGLLLATSPSVIYASSTVTNDAAAPLCGAVALYFMAQALVDRKVRPIPLFVAAALVTATKVINALPFLAMGAMFAVMAVVAWRNEHRDKPNVEAERKPNLEAESRGAQARTYLMGVIAIGLGVLVVYKGWAIFQSGRGQADWINPIKGVSGRPISGLPFDEWGSTLFSGFPPTNEYFLPVVLNGKLMVLWMRAFILVTGAATLGLVFIFRRGDYRWQLGATLIGGLLAFPIIVQIQVFLDSRLYFPVVLARYGLSLVPWCVAAVAIIAAWRPFTRTFIVFTLAGLVLSLGTYAGFG; encoded by the coding sequence GTGCCCGTCGCTTCGTCCGAATCGAGCCGTTCGGCCGACAGCGAAGGTTTGAGCGAGACCGAGAAAGCGCCCGAGTCGAGTGCCGGAACGACTGGGCTAACCGCCCGTTTCCGGAGTACGAGCTGGAAAGCTCTCCTCATTCACTTTCTCGTTTTGCTGGTATTCATGGGCGTCGCCGCGGCACTTGTCGTCACGAGTGTGCATCGCTCTCCGGGGCTCTCGCCCTTCGACGAGACCACCCACATTGACTACGTCTGGCGAATCTCCCACGGCGAGATTCCGGCGAAAGGTGGCGTCCTCGCCCCCGCGCTACGTGGCGAGGCCGCCTGCCATGGCATGGCGATCAAAATTGTCACCTGGCCTCCCTGCAATCTGCGGGTCGTGCCACCAGCTAGCGCCTTCCCAGCCGGCGGGCAGGACTACAACTTCGGCCATCCGCCGCTGTACTACCTGATTACGGGCTACTTGGCTCGACTCGGCGCAGCGATCTATGGCGGTTCGGGACACTTCATCACGATGGCCCGGCTCGTCGGCGTCGGTTGGCTGGGCGGCGCGATGTTCGTTCTCTACCTCGCATTGCGCCGATTCCGGGTGCCTCTGTTGGTCGCGATCGCCGGTGGCCTTCTGCTGGCGACCTCTCCGTCAGTGATCTATGCCTCCAGCACCGTCACTAACGACGCCGCGGCGCCATTGTGCGGTGCGGTCGCGCTCTACTTCATGGCGCAAGCTCTGGTTGATCGCAAGGTGCGACCCATTCCGCTGTTCGTGGCAGCGGCCCTGGTGACCGCTACCAAAGTCATAAACGCGCTGCCGTTCTTGGCGATGGGTGCAATGTTTGCGGTAATGGCTGTGGTCGCTTGGCGGAATGAGCACCGAGACAAGCCGAACGTCGAGGCGGAGCGGAAGCCGAATCTCGAGGCGGAGAGCCGGGGCGCCCAGGCCAGGACTTACCTCATGGGCGTCATTGCCATCGGACTTGGTGTGCTGGTCGTCTACAAGGGCTGGGCGATCTTCCAGTCCGGTCGCGGCCAGGCGGATTGGATCAACCCGATCAAGGGGGTAAGCGGTCGCCCGATCAGCGGCCTTCCCTTCGACGAATGGGGCAGCACACTCTTCAGCGGCTTCCCACCCACCAACGAGTATTTCCTGCCCGTGGTGCTGAACGGCAAGCTGATGGTCCTGTGGATGAGGGCTTTCATCCTCGTAACTGGCGCGGCCACGCTGGGTCTGGTTTTCATCTTCCGTCGCGGCGATTATCGTTGGCAGCTCGGCGCCACCCTAATCGGTGGGCTGCTGGCTTTCCCGATAATCGTGCAGATCCAGGTCTTCCTGGATTCCCGGCTGTACTTCCCAGTAGTTCTCGCCCGCTACGGGCTGAGTTTGGTCCCGTGGTGCGTGGCGGCGGTAGCCATCATTGCCGCTTGGCGTCCTTTTACGCGAACCTTCATCGTGTTCACCCTGGCCGGGCTCGTTCTGAGCCTGGGTACCTACGCTGGCTTCGGCTGA
- a CDS encoding SURF1 family protein yields the protein MLRTLRQPRYAALSALMLLVAGLCVFLGTWQIARLATKRDENAALRHNDHAATAPISDVLPLAGSGPAPSTDEVEYRRVSATGTYDATQQQLVRQRIVGGDTGYYVLTPLRTDGGTALVVRGFISATGVGANEKVTAPAPPTGPVSIVGRVRMAETREDKADQLPKGQVESINPGEQAPRLGVGVYQGWLQLPAGQPGTENLTPLAEPDLSNPAGGAIEPQHLAYIIQWYLFAALALAAPIAMARADIKRADQDFDAREFDHQDGALDSEVAAVPAAMTEEELRAKKLADRYGR from the coding sequence GTGCTCAGGACCCTGCGACAGCCTCGCTACGCCGCGCTATCGGCGTTGATGCTGCTCGTCGCCGGACTCTGCGTCTTCCTCGGCACCTGGCAGATCGCCCGGCTGGCGACCAAGCGGGATGAGAACGCCGCCCTGCGCCACAACGACCACGCCGCCACCGCTCCGATCTCCGACGTCCTGCCCCTCGCCGGCAGCGGCCCCGCACCGAGCACCGACGAGGTCGAATACCGGCGGGTCAGTGCCACCGGAACCTACGACGCCACCCAGCAGCAGCTCGTGCGGCAACGGATCGTCGGCGGCGACACCGGCTACTACGTGCTCACGCCACTGCGCACCGACGGCGGGACGGCGCTGGTGGTACGCGGGTTCATCTCGGCCACCGGAGTCGGCGCCAATGAGAAGGTCACCGCGCCCGCACCCCCCACCGGGCCGGTGAGCATCGTCGGACGCGTCCGGATGGCCGAGACCCGCGAGGACAAGGCCGACCAGCTACCGAAGGGGCAGGTCGAGTCGATCAACCCGGGTGAGCAGGCGCCGCGCCTGGGAGTGGGCGTCTACCAGGGGTGGCTCCAGCTCCCCGCCGGTCAGCCCGGCACCGAGAACCTGACTCCACTCGCCGAGCCGGATCTCTCCAACCCGGCCGGTGGGGCGATCGAGCCGCAGCATCTGGCTTACATCATCCAGTGGTATCTCTTCGCTGCCCTCGCGCTGGCCGCCCCGATCGCCATGGCGCGGGCCGATATCAAGCGCGCTGACCAGGACTTCGATGCCCGGGAGTTCGACCACCAGGATGGCGCCCTGGATTCCGAGGTTGCGGCCGTCCCGGCCGCGATGACCGAGGAGGAGCTGCGGGCGAAGAAGCTGGCCGACCGCTACGGGCGGTAG
- a CDS encoding peroxiredoxin, whose product MPLAVGDLAPDFTLRDQNNEEVTLSQFRGEKAVLMIFYPFAFTGICTNELGVVRDDMASFQNDDVEVLTLSVDSSYSHKIFAEREGFEFQLLADFWPHGAVAQAFDVFNTEAGMANRGTFLIDKEGIIRFAEMNSPGQGRDANAWREAIQQLTAA is encoded by the coding sequence ATGCCGCTAGCCGTGGGCGATCTAGCCCCGGACTTCACCCTCCGCGACCAGAACAACGAAGAGGTCACCCTCTCGCAGTTCCGTGGCGAGAAGGCCGTCCTGATGATCTTCTACCCGTTCGCCTTTACCGGCATCTGCACCAATGAGCTGGGCGTCGTGCGCGATGACATGGCCTCCTTCCAGAACGATGACGTCGAGGTGCTGACGCTCAGCGTCGACTCGTCGTACTCGCACAAGATCTTCGCCGAGCGTGAGGGCTTCGAATTTCAGTTGCTGGCCGATTTCTGGCCGCACGGCGCGGTCGCGCAGGCCTTCGACGTATTCAACACCGAGGCCGGGATGGCTAACCGTGGCACTTTCCTGATCGACAAGGAGGGCATCATCCGGTTCGCCGAGATGAACTCGCCGGGTCAGGGACGCGACGCCAACGCCTGGCGGGAGGCTATTCAGCAGCTCACCGCCGCCTGA
- a CDS encoding DUF3052 domain-containing protein encodes MIVQELGWDDDVDPELRDAIEARTGEEMVDEDSDEVVDVVVLWYRYDDGDLVDALVDAIAPLADNGFIWLLTPKRGRDGYVEPSEIAEAAPTAGLSQTSLASIGPDWAGARLATRRSRPAERR; translated from the coding sequence ATGATCGTGCAGGAACTTGGCTGGGACGACGATGTTGACCCCGAACTACGCGATGCGATCGAAGCGCGCACCGGCGAAGAGATGGTGGACGAGGACTCCGACGAGGTCGTCGATGTCGTCGTTCTCTGGTACCGCTACGACGACGGTGATCTGGTCGACGCGCTCGTAGACGCGATAGCCCCACTGGCCGACAACGGCTTCATCTGGCTCCTGACGCCCAAGCGTGGCCGCGATGGCTATGTGGAGCCCTCCGAAATCGCCGAGGCTGCCCCCACGGCTGGGCTCTCCCAGACGTCGTTGGCCTCGATCGGCCCGGACTGGGCCGGTGCCCGGCTGGCCACCCGCCGATCCCGTCCAGCCGAAAGGCGCTGA
- the aceE gene encoding pyruvate dehydrogenase (acetyl-transferring), homodimeric type encodes MTRDRFSIITDGLPSQLPDIDADETREWVESLDAAIDADGRQRARFLMLKLLERARERQVGVPALRSTDYINTIPPEREPWFPGDEDIERRIRAYIRWNAAIMVSRANKTVGVGGHIATYASAASLYEVGFNHFFRGKDLASGTGDQIYFQGHAAPGIYARAFLEGRLTEQHLDGFRQEKSRAPYGLSSYPHPRLMPEFWEFPTVSMGLGPIGAIYQARFNRYLTARGIADTSNSHVWAFLGDGEMDEVESLGAIGVAAREELDNLTFVINCNLQRLDGPVRGNGKIIQELETYFRGAGWNVIKVIWGRDWDPLLAKDGDGALVNQMNTTPDGQFQTYTTESGAHIREHFFGGDPRLRKIVEDMSDDALRKLSRGGHDYRKVYAAFQAARAHVGQPTVILAHTIKGWTLESFEGRNATHQMKKLNAADLKAFRDRLYLPISDEALSADLPPYYHPGEKSDEIQYMKERRAALGGALPKRVVRAKPLTLPGEAAYKELRAGSGKQQVATTMALVRLLKDLMKDKEIGKRFVPIIPDEARTFGLDAIFPTAKIYSPHGQEYEAVDRDMLLSYKESKTGQILHEGISEAGSAASLIAAGSAYATHGEAMIPFYIFYSMFGFQRTGDQFWQMADQLGRGFVLGATAGRTTLTGEGLQHADGHSLLLASSNPAVVAYDPAFSFEIAHIFREGMRRMFGEGGPNGVGEDIFYYLTIYNEPISQPAEPENVDVEGILRGIHRYSPALAIDGRPRAQVLASGVSLPWALKAQQILGDEWGVDVDVWSVTSWNELRRDAVECEQANLLEPSDSPRVPYVTTALQGAPGPFVAVSDWMRAVPDQISRWVPGEYTSLGTDGFGFADTRGAARRFFHIDAESIVVSVLGELARRGEVKREAPRDAIDRYNLRDVTAAEVGTVGGDA; translated from the coding sequence GTGACTCGTGACAGATTCAGCATCATCACAGACGGCCTACCCAGCCAATTGCCCGATATTGACGCCGATGAGACCCGGGAATGGGTCGAATCCCTAGACGCGGCGATCGACGCCGACGGGCGCCAGCGTGCACGCTTCCTCATGTTGAAGCTGCTCGAACGCGCCCGTGAACGACAGGTCGGTGTCCCCGCCCTGCGCAGCACCGACTACATCAACACAATCCCCCCCGAGCGCGAGCCCTGGTTCCCCGGCGACGAGGACATCGAGCGCCGGATCCGCGCCTACATTCGCTGGAACGCGGCCATCATGGTGAGCCGCGCGAACAAGACCGTCGGGGTCGGCGGGCACATCGCCACCTACGCCTCGGCCGCCTCGCTCTACGAGGTCGGTTTCAATCACTTCTTCCGCGGTAAGGACCTCGCCTCTGGGACGGGCGACCAGATCTACTTCCAGGGCCACGCCGCCCCTGGCATCTACGCGCGCGCCTTCCTCGAAGGGCGCCTCACCGAACAGCATCTCGACGGCTTCCGGCAGGAGAAGTCACGGGCCCCGTACGGCCTCTCCTCCTACCCGCACCCCCGTCTCATGCCCGAGTTCTGGGAGTTCCCGACCGTCTCGATGGGCCTCGGCCCGATCGGGGCCATCTACCAGGCCCGGTTCAACCGTTACCTCACCGCCCGCGGTATCGCGGACACCAGCAACTCCCACGTATGGGCCTTCCTGGGTGACGGCGAGATGGATGAGGTGGAGTCCCTCGGCGCGATTGGCGTGGCCGCTCGGGAGGAGCTGGACAACCTCACCTTCGTCATCAACTGCAACCTGCAGCGCCTGGACGGGCCGGTACGCGGCAACGGCAAGATCATCCAGGAGTTGGAGACCTACTTCCGCGGCGCCGGGTGGAACGTCATCAAGGTGATCTGGGGCCGGGACTGGGATCCACTGCTGGCCAAGGACGGCGACGGGGCGCTGGTGAACCAGATGAACACCACGCCGGACGGGCAGTTCCAGACGTACACCACCGAGAGCGGCGCGCACATCCGCGAGCACTTCTTCGGCGGCGACCCGCGGCTGCGCAAGATCGTCGAGGACATGAGCGACGACGCGCTGCGCAAGCTCTCCCGAGGCGGACACGACTACCGCAAGGTGTACGCGGCGTTCCAGGCGGCGCGGGCCCACGTCGGGCAGCCGACGGTGATCCTGGCCCACACCATCAAGGGCTGGACGCTGGAGAGCTTCGAAGGGCGCAACGCCACGCACCAGATGAAGAAGCTCAACGCGGCCGACCTCAAGGCCTTCCGCGACCGGCTCTACCTGCCGATCTCCGACGAGGCGCTCTCGGCCGACCTCCCGCCCTACTACCACCCGGGCGAGAAGAGCGACGAGATCCAGTACATGAAGGAGCGGCGAGCCGCGCTCGGCGGTGCGCTACCCAAGCGCGTGGTCCGGGCCAAGCCGCTGACCCTGCCGGGCGAGGCCGCCTACAAGGAGCTGCGGGCGGGTTCGGGCAAGCAGCAGGTGGCCACCACAATGGCGCTGGTTCGGCTGCTCAAGGACCTCATGAAGGACAAGGAGATCGGCAAGCGCTTCGTGCCGATCATCCCGGATGAGGCCCGCACCTTCGGTCTGGACGCCATCTTCCCGACGGCGAAGATCTACTCGCCGCACGGGCAGGAGTACGAGGCGGTCGACCGGGACATGCTGCTCTCCTACAAGGAGTCGAAGACCGGCCAGATCCTGCACGAGGGGATCAGCGAGGCCGGTTCGGCCGCGTCGCTCATCGCCGCCGGCAGCGCCTACGCAACCCACGGCGAGGCGATGATCCCGTTCTACATCTTCTACTCGATGTTCGGGTTCCAGCGCACCGGCGACCAGTTCTGGCAGATGGCCGATCAGCTCGGCCGGGGGTTCGTCCTCGGTGCCACCGCCGGGCGCACCACCCTCACCGGCGAGGGCCTGCAGCACGCGGATGGGCATTCGCTGCTGCTGGCCTCCTCCAACCCGGCAGTGGTGGCCTACGACCCGGCCTTCTCCTTCGAGATCGCCCACATCTTCCGCGAAGGCATGCGACGGATGTTCGGCGAAGGGGGTCCGAACGGGGTCGGCGAGGACATCTTCTACTACCTCACCATCTACAACGAGCCGATCTCCCAACCGGCGGAGCCCGAGAACGTCGACGTCGAGGGCATTCTGCGGGGTATTCACCGCTACTCCCCCGCGCTGGCGATCGACGGGCGCCCGCGAGCCCAGGTGCTGGCATCGGGAGTCTCGCTCCCCTGGGCGCTGAAGGCGCAGCAGATACTCGGCGACGAGTGGGGCGTCGATGTCGACGTCTGGTCGGTGACCTCGTGGAACGAGCTGCGGCGCGACGCCGTCGAGTGCGAGCAGGCCAACCTCCTCGAGCCGTCGGATTCGCCGCGGGTCCCGTACGTGACCACCGCCCTGCAGGGCGCGCCGGGACCGTTCGTTGCGGTCTCGGACTGGATGCGGGCGGTGCCGGATCAGATCTCACGCTGGGTTCCCGGCGAGTACACCTCGTTGGGCACTGACGGGTTCGGTTTCGCCGACACCCGCGGCGCGGCACGGCGGTTCTTCCACATCGACGCGGAGTCGATCGTGGTCTCCGTGCTCGGCGAGCTGGCCCGTCGCGGCGAGGTGAAGCGGGAGGCGCCCCGTGACGCGATCGACCGGTACAACCTGCGTGACGTCACCGCGGCCGAGGTCGGCACCGTGGGCGGCGACGCCTAA
- a CDS encoding HAMP domain-containing sensor histidine kinase, whose amino-acid sequence MRFTPTRRLLIALLAFGIFGCFYFSWLAQLLRNISGAAGGSTVVHCSGMWRDFGYPDCYVQHPGRYWQLLIAGLLIATAAVVGLITWVLRPIRLLTESVSRMGIQNLSERNRMLPRRDEVVRLATAIDGLMDRVSDGYEGQRRFAANASHELRTPLAVQRALIEVGMSNEPTTEQLELLRRQLLDTNERSEQLMEGLLVLAETDRGLVETGPQRLDELARHVVDRHLASAQRAGVRLELRTVPRIVMGEAVLLERLIENLVQNAIKYNVRGGSVLVEVAADPAIRVSNTGGILAEESVDGLFEPFRRARGDRLNHRTGAGLGLTIVRSVAQAHGGSSQARANPTGGLTIEVRLPRQRLPHAHAKGPADRAL is encoded by the coding sequence GTGCGGTTCACCCCCACTCGGCGCCTGCTGATCGCGCTCCTCGCGTTCGGTATCTTCGGATGCTTCTACTTCAGCTGGCTGGCCCAACTGCTGCGTAATATCTCCGGCGCGGCCGGCGGATCGACGGTGGTGCACTGCAGCGGGATGTGGCGTGATTTCGGGTACCCCGACTGCTACGTCCAGCACCCGGGTCGCTATTGGCAGTTGCTGATCGCCGGTCTGCTCATCGCCACGGCCGCCGTGGTCGGTCTCATCACCTGGGTGCTTCGGCCGATTCGTCTGCTGACCGAGTCGGTGTCGCGAATGGGTATACAGAACCTCAGCGAGCGGAATCGGATGCTGCCCCGCCGCGACGAGGTAGTGCGGCTGGCCACCGCTATCGACGGGTTGATGGACCGGGTGTCGGACGGGTACGAGGGGCAGCGGCGGTTCGCGGCCAACGCCTCACACGAGCTGCGGACACCGTTGGCCGTGCAGCGGGCGCTCATCGAAGTCGGTATGAGCAACGAACCCACGACGGAGCAGTTGGAGCTGCTCCGGCGGCAATTGCTAGATACGAACGAACGCAGCGAGCAGCTCATGGAGGGGCTGCTGGTGCTCGCGGAGACCGATCGTGGATTGGTCGAGACGGGGCCGCAGCGCCTGGACGAGCTAGCCAGGCACGTCGTTGATCGTCATCTCGCGTCGGCTCAGCGGGCCGGCGTCCGGCTGGAGTTGAGGACGGTGCCGAGGATCGTGATGGGGGAGGCCGTGCTGCTGGAGCGGCTCATCGAGAATCTCGTGCAGAACGCGATCAAATACAACGTGCGGGGCGGGTCGGTCCTGGTTGAGGTCGCGGCCGACCCCGCTATCCGGGTCTCGAACACCGGCGGCATCCTGGCGGAGGAGTCAGTGGACGGGCTCTTCGAACCGTTCCGCCGGGCCCGCGGTGATCGGCTGAACCACCGCACCGGCGCTGGGCTGGGGTTGACCATCGTCCGTTCGGTCGCTCAGGCCCACGGGGGAAGCTCGCAGGCTCGGGCCAACCCGACCGGAGGGCTCACGATCGAGGTGCGGCTGCCCCGGCAGCGTTTACCTCACGCTCATGCGAAAGGTCCTGCGGATCGCGCGCTATGA
- a CDS encoding response regulator transcription factor, whose translation MRVLVADDERLLADTVAEGLRRLSMAVDVCYDGDAGFERISVHRYDVVVLDRDMPGRSGDELCRWLSDTRNDARVLLLTAAAGIRDRVDGLGLGADDYLTKPFAFAELAARVQALGRRSRAATQPVLEQDGLVLDIPRHSALRDGRVLDLTPKEFAVLEVLLRAEGRVVTAEELLEQAWDENADPFTNAVRVAVMTLRRKLGDPAIVQTIPRVGYRLGVTTSCGSPPLGAC comes from the coding sequence ATGCGGGTACTGGTGGCTGACGACGAACGACTACTGGCCGACACCGTGGCCGAGGGTCTGCGGCGACTCTCGATGGCCGTCGACGTCTGCTACGACGGGGACGCCGGATTCGAGCGGATCAGCGTGCACCGGTACGACGTCGTCGTCCTCGATCGAGACATGCCCGGGCGCAGCGGCGACGAACTCTGCCGCTGGCTCAGTGACACCCGCAACGACGCTCGAGTACTGCTACTCACCGCCGCCGCCGGCATCCGCGATCGGGTCGACGGTCTCGGCCTCGGAGCCGACGACTACCTGACCAAGCCGTTCGCATTCGCCGAGCTCGCAGCCCGGGTACAGGCGCTGGGACGGCGCTCCCGGGCGGCGACCCAACCGGTTCTGGAGCAGGACGGGCTCGTCCTCGACATCCCACGGCACAGCGCGCTGCGCGACGGTCGGGTGCTGGACCTCACCCCGAAGGAGTTCGCCGTGCTCGAAGTGCTGCTCCGGGCTGAGGGACGTGTCGTGACCGCCGAGGAGCTCTTGGAGCAGGCCTGGGACGAGAATGCCGACCCGTTCACCAACGCGGTGCGGGTCGCGGTGATGACCCTGCGTCGAAAGCTGGGGGATCCGGCGATCGTGCAGACCATTCCCCGCGTCGGCTACCGGTTGGGGGTGACGACCTCGTGCGGTTCACCCCCACTCGGCGCCTGCTGA